One genomic segment of Intestinimonas butyriciproducens includes these proteins:
- the ymfI gene encoding elongation factor P 5-aminopentanone reductase: MQQTVLITGGSRGIGAAMARAFAAAGYAVAVNYHRSEAEARALVEELSSSGYSVRAFQADVSDPGQAQSLVDNVLDIFCQLDILICNAGVAWTGLLCDMTDTDYRRVLGTDLDGVFYCCRAAYRHMVHRKYGRILTISSMWGRSGASCEAAYSAAKAGVIGLTKALAQELGPSGVTVNCLAPGVIDTQMNCALSAGDLHTLAEETPVGRLGTAEDVARAALFLASPQAGFITGQVLGVDGGFLL; encoded by the coding sequence ATGCAGCAGACGGTTCTGATCACTGGCGGCAGCCGGGGTATCGGTGCGGCGATGGCCCGCGCATTTGCCGCCGCCGGCTATGCGGTAGCGGTCAACTACCACCGCTCCGAAGCCGAAGCCCGCGCCCTGGTGGAGGAGCTCTCCTCCTCGGGATATTCGGTCCGGGCCTTTCAGGCCGACGTGTCCGATCCCGGCCAGGCCCAGTCTTTGGTTGACAATGTGTTGGATATTTTTTGTCAACTTGACATTCTGATATGTAACGCCGGCGTCGCGTGGACAGGCCTTCTCTGCGATATGACGGATACGGACTACCGCCGGGTGCTGGGCACCGACCTGGACGGCGTCTTTTACTGCTGTCGGGCGGCCTATCGGCACATGGTACACCGGAAGTATGGGCGTATCCTCACGATCTCCTCGATGTGGGGACGTTCCGGCGCATCCTGCGAGGCGGCCTACTCGGCGGCCAAGGCCGGTGTGATCGGGCTTACAAAGGCTTTGGCCCAGGAGCTTGGCCCCTCCGGGGTGACGGTCAACTGCCTGGCACCCGGTGTGATTGACACACAGATGAACTGCGCGCTGTCTGCGGGGGACCTGCACACGCTTGCCGAGGAAACCCCGGTGGGCCGTCTGGGCACGGCCGAGGACGTGGCCCGCGCCGCCCTGTTTTTGGCCTCTCCTCAGGCGGGCTTTATTACCGGGCAGGTCCTTGGGGTGGACGGCGGCTTTCTTTTGTAA
- a CDS encoding CopG family ribbon-helix-helix protein, which produces MPRKKLDELAFTLRVYRESVQKLDYIAGANGRSRNSEINQAIKQYIARYERENGPIERAEGDG; this is translated from the coding sequence ATGCCAAGAAAGAAACTTGACGAATTAGCCTTCACTTTGCGGGTATACCGCGAGAGCGTGCAAAAATTGGATTACATTGCGGGGGCCAACGGCAGAAGCCGCAACAGTGAGATCAATCAGGCCATCAAACAGTATATTGCCCGCTATGAAAGGGAAAACGGACCGATCGAAAGGGCAGAGGGGGACGGCTGA
- a CDS encoding RNA polymerase sigma factor, which translates to MRLSDFELFCERHQSGMFYIACNVLGDSQKAEDAVQEALFRIYRTFGKLSFRTAREERVYALRAAKNAAIDLLRQNKPCETLDDISMDKLSMERGDTTYSAAAAHSTEEYVGRFIQALPEKTKAIFSYRSLGLSDKEIAETLSITPDNVRTIAFRARKKLMDSLEREGLFCESDR; encoded by the coding sequence GTGCGGTTAAGCGACTTCGAGCTGTTTTGCGAAAGACATCAAAGCGGAATGTTCTATATTGCATGTAATGTCCTGGGCGACTCGCAAAAGGCTGAAGACGCTGTACAAGAAGCACTGTTCCGCATTTATCGGACCTTTGGGAAGCTCAGCTTCAGGACTGCGCGCGAAGAACGCGTTTACGCGCTGCGCGCCGCCAAAAATGCGGCAATCGATCTTCTTCGGCAGAACAAGCCCTGTGAGACCTTGGATGATATCAGTATGGACAAGCTCTCCATGGAGCGGGGAGACACCACGTATTCCGCAGCGGCGGCACACTCCACAGAAGAATATGTCGGCAGATTTATTCAGGCGCTTCCAGAAAAGACAAAGGCCATTTTCAGCTATCGATCCCTCGGCCTGTCCGACAAGGAAATCGCCGAGACATTGTCTATCACTCCGGATAATGTCCGGACGATTGCCTTTCGGGCCCGGAAAAAGCTGATGGATTCTTTGGAGCGGGAGGGACTATTTTGTGAATCAGATCGATGA